A single window of Crassostrea angulata isolate pt1a10 chromosome 8, ASM2561291v2, whole genome shotgun sequence DNA harbors:
- the LOC128158210 gene encoding uncharacterized protein K02A2.6-like, protein MTAVFGKIDSFEEGKETWEHYCERLGHYFIANGIGDTEEADKKKRRSILLSVCGSKIYKLMSDLLAPNKPGTKTFDELVKLVQDHYAPKPSEIVQRFKFHNRFRRPGESVASFVAELRHLTEHCNFGAAIEVMIRDRLVCGIMDDKIQRRLLAEKDLTLKKAYETAISMETAAKGVLDLQSGTPHAETVNKVSDGEKPQKDKSSIKCYYCHLFGHFAAECRKKKADQVANRGKGRGNSRGNFWSNKPRDQFRRENVHNVCDTPDEEEDPTEYTLYHMMEPGKQPPYCVFLALNGVDQSMELDTGASKTVISEEVYKTLCKSDSRLNLEPSCTKLRTYTGELIPILGTVQLIVKYKDKQYDLKAEVVKGKTPCLLGRDWLDVIKLCWDEVFQIKTEVQSDVEQILKKYEVVFKKELGTVQGVKAKIYVDSQEKPRYFKSRSPPFALKEKIEHELDRLVREGTVTPVEFSEWATPIVPIVKSDKTVRICGDYKVTVNRVSKLDNYPIPKTEDLFAILGGGEHFSKLDLSQAYQQLELDEESKKYTTINTHKGLFQYNRLPFGISSAPGIFQRTIENLLQGISSVIVRLDDILVTGKTRGEHLQNLAEVLKKLEAAGVRLKREKCVFLADEVTYLGHRINKHGRQPTEDKVQAIKNLPEPNNVKELQAFLGMLNYYGCYLPNLSTVLAPLHELLGKDVAWSWGPKQSNAMQESKNLLRSSSILVHFDSAKKLVMSCDASPTGLGVVLSHITEEGEKPIAYVSRTLAPAEKNYSQLEKEGLAIIFGVKKLHQYLYGHHFVIYTDHKPLLGLFKPDRAIPTMAAARIQRWALILAGYEYEILYKEGKKNGNADCLSRLPLKESVDVPVPGETILLIEHLNSTPVHAEEIEEWTQLDPLLRQVTFCIKNGWKEKNKDEELRPYFSRRNELSAHEGCILWGSRVVIPEPGREKLLDLLHEGHPGIVRMKNLARSYLWWPGIDEAIETKVRGCEDCQAQSAMPAVAPLHPWEWPDRPWSRVHADYAGPFMGSMFLILIDAYSKWIEVYKSSTSTSEVTIEKFRQAFATHGIPDVLVTDNGTCFTSHEFSCFTSENGILHVKTSPYHPASNGLAERAVRIFKEGMKKMDKGPGSLMTKLQRFLLNYRTTPHTTTGVTPAELLMNRKLRTKLDFVKPEIRERVENRQKKFKHYHDAHAKGRTFMEGDAVIVKSFPSGQWKCGEITQKTGPVSYRVALPDGGIARRHVDHIKQRHFKPSMELDNPDGSDYTHTPVTIEESPTSKASDCESVTDTTLPLSTTCTSTSSSAPSVTSPRRSSRSVKKPAYLDDYVTP, encoded by the coding sequence ATGACAGCAGTTTTCGGGAAAATAGATTCTTTCGAGGAGGGCAAAGAGACATGGGAACATTACTGTGAGCGTCTGGGACATTATTTCATAGCAAATGGAATCGGTGACACCGAAGAGGCGGATAAAAAAAAGAGGCGGTCTATTTTGCTCAGTGTGTGTggcagtaaaatatataagctGATGAGTGACCTATTAGCACCAAATAAACCAGGTACGAAAACTTTTGATGAACTTGTAAAATTAGTGCAAGATCATTATGCACCCAAACCCTCGGAAATAGTCCAAAGATTCAAATTCCATAATCGTTTTCGCAGACCAGGAGAGTCTGTGGCCTCGTTTGTGGCCGAATTACGTCATTTAACGGAACATTGCAATTTTGGTGCGGCTATTGAAGTGATGATTAGGGACCGTCTGGTTTGCGGGATCATGGACGATAAGATACAGAGACGCCTGCTAGCGGAGAAGGatttgactttaaagaaagcATATGAAACTGCAATATCAATGGAAACTGCAGCGAAGGGAGTACTTGATCTACAGAGTGGAACTCCACATGCTGAAACTGTAAACAAAGTGAGTGATGGTGAAAAACCACAAAAAGACAAAAGTAGCATAAAGTGTTATTATTGTCACTTGTTTGGACACTTTGCCGCAGAGTGTAGGAAAAAGAAGGCCGACCAAGTCGCTAATCGGGGAAAAGGAAGAGGAAACTCGAGAGGCAATTTTTGGAGTAACAAACCAAGGGATCAGTTCAGAAGAGAAAATGTGCACAATGTATGTGATACACCTGATGAAGAAGAAGACCCCACTGAGTATACCTTGTATCATATGATGGAGCCGGGCAAGCAGCCACCATATTGTGTGTTTTTAGCATTGAATGGAGTAGATCAGTCTATGGAGTTGGATACGGGAGCCAGTAAGACCGTGATTAGTGAAGAAGTATACAAGACTTTATGTAAATCTGACTCTCGGTTGAACTTAGAACCTTCATGCACAAAATTGCGTACTTACACTGGGGAACTTATTCCCATCCTAGGAACAGTACAGTTGATTGTGAAGTACAAAGATAAACAGTATGATCTGAAAGCAGAAGTGGTAAAAGGGAAGACACCGTGTTTACTTGGCCGTGATTGGCTTGATGTCATTAAACTGTGCTGGGATGAAGTATTTCAGATTAAAACAGAAGTACAGTCTGATGTGGAACAGattctgaaaaaatatgaagttgTGTTCAAGAAAGAATTGGGGACAGTCCAAGGagtgaaagcaaaaatatatgtTGACTCTCAGGAAAAACCGAGATACTTTAAAAGTCGTTCACCACCTTTTGCCTTGAAAGAGAAAATTGAACATGAGTTGGACAGATTAGTTCGCGAAGGAACTGTTACACCTGTAGAGTTTTCAGAGTGGGCAACGCCTATCGTACCAATAGTAAAGAGCGACAAGACCGTACGTATTTGCGGTGATTATAAAGTCACAGTGAATAGAGTTTCGAAGCTGGACAACTATCCTATTCCAAAAACGGAGGAtctatttgcaatattaggGGGTGGCGAACATTTTTCCAAACTCGACCTGAGTCAAGCCTATCAGCAGTTAGAGTTAGATGAGGAATCTAAGAAATACACCACTATTAACACACATAAGGGGCTTTTTCAGTATAATCGTCTACCTTTCGGAATCTCATCTGCTCCTGGCATATTTCAGAGAACTATTGAAAACCTGCTCCAGGGCATATCCAGTGTTATTGTTCGATTAGATGATATACTTGTGACTGGAAAAACCCGTGGTGAACATTTACAAAATCTTGCGGAAGTGTTAAAGAAGTTGGAAGCAGCGGGAGTTCGACTGAAAAGAGAGAAGTGTGTTTTCTTGGCAGATGAAGTTACATACCTTGGACATCGCATAAATAAGCATGGAAGACAGCCAACTGAAGACAAGGTGCAAGCGATCAAGAACTTACCTGAACCAAATAACGTTAAAGAATTACAGGCTTTTCTTGGAATGCTTAACTACTATGGTTGCTACTTACCAAATCTGTCAACTGTATTAGCACCATTACATGAACTCTTAGGAAAAGATGTTGCATGGTCTTGGGGTCCTAAACAGTCAAACGCAATGCAGGAGTCAAAAAACCTTTTGAGATCTTCATCTATActagttcattttgattcagcCAAGAAGCTTGTCATGTCCTGTGATGCCTCGCCAACTGGGTTGGGTGTTGTGTTGTCACACATTACAGAAGAAGGAGAAAAGCCAATAGCTTATGTGTCACGAACCCTGGCACCAGCAGAAAAAAACTACTCTCAGTTGGAAAAGGAGGGACTTGCAATTATATTCGGAGTGAAAAAACTTCATCAGTACCTGTATGGTCATCATTTTGTTATCTATACTGACCACAAACCATTATTGGGCCTGTTTAAACCTGACCGAGCCATTCCAACCATGGCTGCCGCTCGAATTCAGAGATGGGCTCTGATCCTGGCCGGATACGAGTATGAAATATTGTACAAAGAGGGTAAGAAGAATGGTAATGCAGATTGTTTGAGTCGTCTTCCACTCAAGGAGAGTGTGGATGTACCTGTACCGGGGGAGACTATTTTACTCATTGAACACTTAAACAGTACACCAGTACATGCTGAAGAAATTGAAGAATGGACACAGTTGGACCCACTTCTGCGTCAAGTAACCTTTTGTATAAAGAATGGATGGAAAGAGAAAAATAAGGATGAGGAACTTCGTCCTTATTTTAGCAGACGAAACGAACTAAGTGCTCATGAAGGGTGTATTCTATGGGGAAGTCGTGTGGTGATCCCAGAACCAGGAAGAGAAAAATTATTGGATTTGTTGCATGAAGGACATCCTGGAATAGTCAGGATGAAAAACCTGGCAAGGAGCTACTTGTGGTGGCCAGGAATTGATGAAGCTATTGAGACCAAAGTACGAGGATGTGAAGATTGCCAGGCACAAAGCGCCATGCCGGCAGTGGCGCCCTTGCATCCCTGGGAATGGCCAGATCGCCCCTGGTCTAGAGTACATGCAGATTATGCAGGACCTTTTATGGGATCCATGTTTTTGATCCTAATTGACGCTTATAGCAAGTGGATTGAGGTCTATAAGTCATCTACTTCTACATCTGAAGTGACCATCGAAAAATTCAGACAGGCATTTGCAACACATGGAATCCCTGATGTACTTGTTACGGACAATGGGACCTGTTTTACAAGTCATGAATTTTCCTGCTTTACATCGGAGAATGGTATTCTACATGTGAAGACCTCACCATACCACCCCGCATCCAATGGGTTGGCTGAGCGGGCTGTTCGAATTTTTAAGGAAGGGATGAAGAAGATGGATAAAGGCCCTGGATCATTGATGACCAAGTTgcaaaggtttttgttaaactACCGAACAACTCCACATACTACGACTGGTGTAACTCCAGCAGAACTCCTCATGAATAGGAAATTACGAACAAAGCTAGACTTCGTCAAACCTGAAATTCGAGAACGAGTAGAAAATCGACAGAAGAAATTCAAGCACTACCATGATGCACATGCAAAAGGACGAACCTTTATGGAAGGAGATGCCGTTATTGTGAAAAGTTTTCCAAGTGGACAGTGGAAATGTGGGGAAATAACACAAAAGACAGGACCAGTATCATACAGAGTCGCACTACCAGACGGAGGAATCGCACGCAGACATGTCGATCATATCAAGCAGCGACATTTTAAACCATCTATGGAACTGGACAATCCTGATGGAAGCGACTATACTCATACCCCAGTAACCATAGAAGAGAGTCCTACATCCAAAGCATCCGACTGCGAGTCCGTGACCGATACGACTTTACCATTATCcactacatgtacttcaacaTCGTCCAGCGCTCCAAGCGTAACCAGTCCACGCAGATCATCTCGTTCTGTTAAAAAACCAGCCTATCTGGACGACTACGTAACTCCATAA